The sequence below is a genomic window from Longimicrobiaceae bacterium.
ACTTGGTCCCGAAGAGCTGCTGCGCGTTGGGCCCCATCACGCCCGGTCCCCAGCCCCACCCCCAGAACGAGCCCTGGAACTGCCGCTCGCGAAGGCGCTGCACCCACGCCGTGCTCTCGTACGGGTGGACGGAGAGGTCCACGCCCACCTTGCGCAACGCCGCCTGCATGGCGACCAGCACGTCCTGCCGCGTGGGGTCGCTGGAGCTGTAGTCCACCTCGATGCGAAGCGGCCGCCCGCCCTGGTCGCGGATGCCGTCGCCGTTGGTGTCGCGCCACCCCGCCGCGTCCAGCAGCCGCCCCGCGCCCGCCGGGTCGAACGGGATGGGACGCACGTCCGGGCTGTGCTCGCGCAGGCTGGCGGGAATCGGCGTCAGCGCAGGCTCGCCCGCCCCCGCGAACAGGCCCTTCACGATGCCGGGGCGGTCCACCGCCATGAGCAGCGCCTGCCGCACGCGGATGTCGTTGACGGGCGGCTTGCTCACGTTCCACGCGATCCATGCCGGCCGCACGCGCGGGGCGTGGTACAGCTTCACCGCCTGGCTGCCCTGCAGCCGCGCCCGCTGGTCGCTGGGCACGCGCAGCAGGTCGCCCTGGCCCGACAGCAGCATGGTCATGGCCGCGTTGTTGTCGGGGATGATGCGCAGCACCACGCGGTCCAGCGACGGCCGGCCTTCCGGCGCGTCGGGGTTCGCCTCGACTACCACCTGCTGCCCGGCATTCCAGCTGGCGAAGCGGAACAGCCCGTCGCCGACCGGCTTGCGGCCGAAGGGGTGGAAGCGCATCTGCGCCAGGTCGGCCGTGCCCAGGATGTGCTTCGGCACCGGCACCAGTTCCAGCAGCGCGTTCACGGTGGACGGACCCATCTCCTTAAACCGCACCAGCACCGTGAGGCTGTCCTGCGCGGTGGCGGAGGTGACGGGGTCCAGGTCCGGTTTGCGCGGCGAGGCGACCTTGGGGTCCTTCTGCGCGTTGATGGTGAACACCACGTCCTCAGCCCGCACCGGCACGCCGTCGTGCCACTTCACGTCCGGGCGCAGGTGGAGGACGAGCGTGCTGTCCGGCCGCGTCTCCCACGACTGGAGCAGGTCCGGCTGGTAGCCGCTGAGGGTGCTGTCGCGCCGGGCGAGCGCGCGGAACACCAGGTGCACCACCTGAAAGGCCGGGTTGCTGTCGAAGGTGAGCGGGTTCAGCTCGTCTGGCTCGCGGTCGGCGAGGACGATGAGCGTGCCGCCGGGAGGGCCGCCCGCGAAGGTCTTGTAGTGCCCGTTCGCATCCGCTCCGGGCGCGGCGCCGCCGGCCTTGTCGCCACCGCCGCCGCCGCACGCCGCCAGGGCGAGCAGCGCGGCGCCCGCCGCCAGCACGCGGGGTCCCGCTCCGCTGGAAAGCCTCATACGCATCCTCGCTCGGGTGTGCCCGGCGCCGTCACGGCGCGCGCGGGCGGGGTTGCCGCCGGTCCCGCGGGTCAGAAACGGTCGAACGTCCACGGCTTGGGAAGGTGGAGCGCCGCGTCCAGCACCTGCATCACCCCGGGGTTGTCGATGGATGCCAGGCCGCCCGCCACCGCCTGCCAGGGCGCGATGGCGCCGATGTAGATGCGCGACAGCGTGTCTACCGGCAGCGTGAGCGTTGCATCCACCGCGCCACCCCGCAGCGGCTCCACCTCGCAGCGCCCGCCCTCCATGTGCACGCGCCACGCGCCGCGGTTCTCCGGGATCTGCTCGTCGTCCACCTCCAGCCCCAGCGTGATCTCGACGGCGGCCGAGACGGGGCGAAGGGCCAGCGCCTCGGGCACGTCGAGCAGGCGGAACATGGGCCCGCGCAGCAGCGTGGCCGAGGGGAACCACAGGCCCCAGCCGGGCGCGCTCAGCAGCGGCAGCCGCGGCTCGTGCAGCCGGTCGCCGAAGCCCTCCTCGGGGTGCGCGCGGTACACGATCTCGCGCCACTGGTCGCCCAGGGTAGACAGCCAGCCGTAGATGCCGCGCTGCGCCTCGAGCGTGAGCCACATGCGCTCCTCCACCTCCAGGAAGCGCTCGGTGAGCGGCAGGTCGGCGCGGTAGCGCACGATGCAGTAGCCCTCGGCCTCGCCGCTGTCGCTCCAGTAGACGACGGCGGCCTGGTCCTCGCCGCCCCACGCCTTGCTCCAGTTGCGCTCGCTGCGGTCCATCTGCCCAGTCTGGTGCCGGGCGCCCTCGGTGTACACGGCGAACATCGCCCGCTCGTCGGCCTCCGTCGTCACCAAGCGCACGCGCTTGCGGCCCTCGCGGTCGTCGGGCAGCAGCGCGGGCGGCACCTGGTACTGGTGCGCCTCGCCCGCCAGGCCGTAGCCCAGGTCCTCGTAGAACGACGCACGAAAGGGGTAGAGGACGGACCCCACGTCGCCGCGCTCGCGGGCGTGCTCGAAGCCGGCGGTGAGCAGCCGGCCCGCCATCCCCCGGCGCCGGTGTGTGGGCGCGATGGCGACCGAGCCCAGGCCCATGACGGGGATGGTGACGCCGCCGATCCACTGCCGCATCCACAGCAGCTGGCAGGCGGCGATGGGGCGCCCCGCCTCCTCGCCCACCCACAGCGCCTCCAGCCCGCCGTGGGGGCCGTTCATCAGCCAGTCCTCCCACCAGCCGTGCCCGCGCTGTGTGGACGGGAAGCTGTGCGCTTCCAGGCGCGCGATCTCGGGCACCTCTTCCCGCCGCGCCGGGCGGAACGTTTCGGACACCAGCCCTCCCCCTTGAGCGTTGCTTTCCCCCGCCCTCGCGGCGCCCCGCCGGAGGCGCGCGGGGCCGGCCCTGGCCCGGCTTTCGCAGCACGGCGGCCCCGGACCGGCGCCGCCGCGCGCCGCGGACCGCGCCCATGCGTGTACCATGCCATGCGCCGCGGGCCGCCTGCGAACCCCAAAGTACGGA
It includes:
- a CDS encoding ABC transporter substrate-binding protein; this translates as MRLSSGAGPRVLAAGAALLALAACGGGGGDKAGGAAPGADANGHYKTFAGGPPGGTLIVLADREPDELNPLTFDSNPAFQVVHLVFRALARRDSTLSGYQPDLLQSWETRPDSTLVLHLRPDVKWHDGVPVRAEDVVFTINAQKDPKVASPRKPDLDPVTSATAQDSLTVLVRFKEMGPSTVNALLELVPVPKHILGTADLAQMRFHPFGRKPVGDGLFRFASWNAGQQVVVEANPDAPEGRPSLDRVVLRIIPDNNAAMTMLLSGQGDLLRVPSDQRARLQGSQAVKLYHAPRVRPAWIAWNVSKPPVNDIRVRQALLMAVDRPGIVKGLFAGAGEPALTPIPASLREHSPDVRPIPFDPAGAGRLLDAAGWRDTNGDGIRDQGGRPLRIEVDYSSSDPTRQDVLVAMQAALRKVGVDLSVHPYESTAWVQRLRERQFQGSFWGWGWGPGVMGPNAQQLFGTK
- a CDS encoding GNAT family N-acetyltransferase, translating into MSETFRPARREEVPEIARLEAHSFPSTQRGHGWWEDWLMNGPHGGLEALWVGEEAGRPIAACQLLWMRQWIGGVTIPVMGLGSVAIAPTHRRRGMAGRLLTAGFEHARERGDVGSVLYPFRASFYEDLGYGLAGEAHQYQVPPALLPDDREGRKRVRLVTTEADERAMFAVYTEGARHQTGQMDRSERNWSKAWGGEDQAAVVYWSDSGEAEGYCIVRYRADLPLTERFLEVEERMWLTLEAQRGIYGWLSTLGDQWREIVYRAHPEEGFGDRLHEPRLPLLSAPGWGLWFPSATLLRGPMFRLLDVPEALALRPVSAAVEITLGLEVDDEQIPENRGAWRVHMEGGRCEVEPLRGGAVDATLTLPVDTLSRIYIGAIAPWQAVAGGLASIDNPGVMQVLDAALHLPKPWTFDRF